The nucleotide sequence caaaatctataaatctgAGTGAAATCAGATTTCCATTCTATTCTGTGTCTGTTATGAGTCATGTTTTCTAAGacataaaatatcatatcatattgttttctttcaaaacataaagtttggaccaccatacttcgaacaattcaagaagattcattcttcaaatatttatcaaattatgcaaggatcattcttttcaatcatttcaacaaacatgtggtggtcacgTATTTTTGGCAAACTATGcaattcttttattatatatattcaacatttatcaacatgtaaaacccCTCTCATCAAttcaaagatcaatcttacatcattcaacaatagtcaGGAACATTAataccatgcttctaaataacaTTCTAAAAATCAAGAGGTATTACAACATGAGAGGgagtaaaaataattatgctcTCAATTCAGTTATCAACTTTaaccatatacatacatacatacatatatatatatatatatatatatatatataagatttaaaatcaatttgggggaacgACCTCAAGACTAAAACAATAATGTCATTAATGAATTCATAAAGCAacattgtaatataaattctaAAAACCCTTCAAAGTTCATGTTTTCACAATGttaaaagttgttgaaaattttctttattcccaagtagttttagaaaaatcccatgtaccttagattacaggatttgaaagatggaacctagtTCTTGATAGATGAAACCTGGATCTTGAtccttttcttgaaattcttgatcttagggatgagttcttgatctttggagAAAGGATTAGGGTTGGATTTTTTTTAGAGGAATTGGGTAATAAGGCATATTATTCCtttgaggaatgaatttaaggGTTATGGATGGTTTTTGGGTGATATAAATCATCCTTTGGACGTTTGGGGTCGAGGGgaaggaccaaagtgccccatgacccttaagaagctaaaactgTGCGGGAATAGCCCCCACGTCACTACCCCTAGTTGGGATAAATATCCCTTGCGACGCGACCCTTATTTGGGTCAAGTAGACCTCGCGCCGCGGGGCTATCGCGACCCCTCACTACCTCACACAAAAAATAGCaaaactttttgctcaggtattggattaaggcgaaataggtatcgttggaaagctaattcgattatctacaatatGGTGGGTCTTAATctaccaaattatatatataattttggatgaatgaagggttcttagctcaactttgctttaggccattattatgaacacttttcaccttATAACCACTTAATATACCAggagaaagatcatgacacatgaatttaaataaagaCCATGGAATTTGAGTTCACACACGTAAGAACGACGGTttaatttctagctaaaaaatgttGGGTGTTACAATCTGGATTGGCACGTAGGGTTCTCTAATCAACTCTTGTTCTCCAAGTTCTGAAAAGGCTAATAAGGCACAACCAATGTGACCAACAAGTGCGTGGTAAGCAACATCATCACCCTAAAGTCCTTCACAAAGATTCAGCTTAATAGGCGTGTCTGCAAATAACTTATGAAATTCATCCCCCTAAAATcaactaaagaagatataaataaTTTAGGAGAGTTATATATTAACATGTATGTAACTGACCTTACTTATTATAAGGTTACATCACAAGTCAATGTCGTCGTTGTCATCTGTGCTATCAGCTTCATTGTTAGTAGTACTATTATTACCTTCATTCTCCTCATGGTCACTGATGTACTCAACCATAGTGTCATCCTCTTGGTCAGAAtcttctccattatagtgaacTTTAACTTTATATTCTGTTTGAGCCACCAATTCAATTATATTTGCACCTATGGTAATCGACCCAACATCATCTCTATATAGTTGACTCAACATATCAACTGTGTCATTAACAATTGATTTACTTTCAAGTGACGTATCTTGATACACTTCAACATTTGTAACAAGCAACTCATCATTTTCAACCTCTGAGTTTTCCTTTTCAGGCACATCATATATGTTCCCAGCTTGAAATTTGAGCACAACTCACCAATACTCCCCCAGTTTTGGGtcatcaatataaaataattgcTTTGCTTGAGTAGCTAGTACAAATGGATCATGTTCATACCAAAATCTTTTAACACAGATGCTCGtaaaatttttatcttcttgCATCCCTATTTTTTTGCGAAGATCAAACCACTTGTATTTGAATAGGAAAACTCAATTTTCTTCAACATACTCTAACTCAAGGATGTCTGTTATGATACCATAAAAATCAATCTCCACTTTTTCATGAAGGCCTCTAACAGCTATACCGCAATTTTAACTTTTACGTAATTCATTGCGTTGCTGAAAATGGTACCTAACACCCTTTACAATACAACCAGTATGTTTTATTCCACGCACATCAGGACCCATAGCCAAAGGATATATTTTCATGATAGACCTTGACTTCTccttattaaataactacataatcTATGAGGAAAAGTTATTGCTTTCAAttagtaaagaataaaatgataaaatttaaacACACAATATGATTATTCTCTTAAAGTCACTTACTTTCCTTCTGAACCAAGAAGAAAATTGTTCTCTATGTTTTTCTTCTATATACACAATACCTTGCTTCAATAGCTCTTCTTTATGCTCTTTGCATGTAACAAAGTAAGTTATTTAGAAAcagtttaaataaaaaatatcaacatatgtaaatatatataaaagaaatactTACTCAAGAAAAGGTTCTGCTTCTTCACAATTATTCAACACATACCACTGAGCcatatcaaaatttttttttggtatggCATCATAATCTCCATCTTTATATGGTCTAacactttttaaatatatttctaaaataggcCCATAATTATTGCTAGATCCATCATCATTTCTGTCTTTACGATTAAATCTAGTCTTAATATCATCAAGATACATAGAGAAAAATGTCAAACATTCATTAATAATATAGCCTTCAGCAATAGAACCTTTAAGTCGTGCCTTGTTTCAGACATAATGCTTAAGCTTGCACAAGAACCTCTCAATTTTGTACATCCAACGATATTGTACTGGTCCCTCATACATTGCCTCTTATGGTAAATGCACAGCCAAATGTACCATAACATCGAAAAAAGCAGGTGGAAAGATCATTTCAAGTTTacataaataacaactatatcCCTTTATAGTTGTGCCAAGTCATCCTGTCTCAATGTCTTATAGCATAATCGTCGGAAAAAATCACTTAACTCAATCAATGCTAAAGAgacatctttatttttaaatccACGAATAGCAATAGGCAGCACTCGATGTAACAAAATATGATAGTCATGACTTTTGAGTCTAGTTATCTTACCATCATTCCCATTTACACACCCTGAGATATTTGAAGCATAGCCATCAGGAAATTTAATAGATTTTAACAATGCTGAaaacttctttttctcttcttttgacATATTATAACAAGCACCAGACATTGTATAATTAGAACTATCATGTTGCAACCACAGTTCTTTTCTTATGTTCATATCCTCTAGGTCTTGTCTtgatttatatttatctttagttttcccctcaatattcaataatatccCTAGAATAGCCTCACAAATGTTCTTTTTTATGTGCATGACATATAAATTATGTTGAaacttcaagttcttcaagtAGGGCAACTCAAATAGAATGCTTCTCCTCACCCAATTCAGCTCTTCAGGAAGacgtttctttattttattatttaagcatttTTGTGGTCTATAAGTGCTGAGAAAATCCAATTGTTGCAAGATATCATCACCTGAGAGctcttttggctttattcttttttttctatctttccatcaaatttctttcttcttctccaaGAGTGACTAGATTCAAGATACTGACGGTGACCCATGTAAGAAATTTTAGCTCTTAACCTTTGTGAAGATGTATCCTTATTGCAAGTAGGACATGTCATGTATTCCTTAGTGCTCCATCCAGATAAATTGCCTAattcattaataaaattatatgttCAACAATAGTTTATAACTTGAACATAAACATAACATATGCATAAAAACAAGATTCTCtataacaatgaatcaaaattcaattttctcatgCATTGTCAATCAACTAAAAGAACACCtctttttaatgtgaaaatagaaTTAACAACTTCAcaactttctctctctctctctccatgttttttatttcttattagaAAAGTTGTCctccaaaaataaaaagtgaaaaagtaTTTCAGGGAGTAGTTTGAAAGATACTAGTGATCCAAGTGATAAACGGAGTTATAACAATACACTTGAACTTGAAAGGAAATGCTATCAAAACTGGAGAAAATGAAGAAAGCAGTCATGAGGAGGACTTGactgaggactcactactagagTAAGATCCATAATGTTTCAAGAAAACACCCTGCACTTTCCCCATCTTTCTTACTCAGTGATAAAAAAGTTATGAAGAGAATTAGTCGAATacataaaaatacatttacaaagtTTGACTCCTTCAGATCCTCTTACAATACCACACAAatagtctaatacataaatagTATAGATTATTAGAAAACTAGAAAAgtagaaaatttaaaaacataCCAAAAGCTGGAAAGTCATTTATGATCCATAAAACAGCAGCATGCATTTTGAAGCATTCCCTAGTTGATGCATCAAATGTCTCTACACCATAACTCTATAACTCTTTCAACTCATTAACTAAAGGAtgcaaataaatatcaatatccttTCTTGGTGCTTGGGGACCAGGAATAAGTAATGACATCATCATAAATAGGTCCTTAAAATATTTCTATGGAAAAAGATTATAAGGAACTAGAATGATAGGCCACATACTATATGGAGTGCTCATGTTACCATATAGATTAAAACCATCAGTTACATGACCGAGTCTAATATTACGAGATTCTTGTGCAAACCACTAATGATTCTTGTCAAACTCTTTCCATGTTTTAGAATCAGTGGGATGCCTTAATATATTCACCTCATCAAGATGTTTCTCTTTATGCCACCTCATGTCCACACTTGTTTTACTAGACATAATTAACTTTTGAAGTCTTggctttaatgaaaaatatcGCAGAACTTTATGAGGAATCCTTTTATCCTTTCCATTGTCAATTTTCCACCTCAAAGTACCACAATGTGGACATTTTTGTCTATCTTTATGTTTAGCCTAGTAAAACACACAATTATTTTTACAAGCATGGATCGAAATATATCCTAATCCCAAACTCTGCAACATGTTTTTCTGATCATAATATGACTTAGGAAATGTCTCATCAGTAGGCAATGCCTCTTTTAGAAACTCCAACAACATATCAAATAATTTATTACTCCACTGATTGTATACTTTCACGTATAGAAACTTTACAAGAaatgaaagattaaaaaatttCTTACATCTCGGGTATAATTCACGTTTAGCTTCTTTTAGCAATTTGTCAAATGTTGTAGCTTCTTTCTCACTTATATTACTACACACCTTATTACCAGTCTCCTTCGAATAATTGCCAAAAGATTCTTCAGCTATCTCGTCTAACATAGTACGAATCCCATCATCCTTATCATGGGCTTTGTTTTCATCTTCACTGTAAATTGCTTCATTGTTATCTCTCATTTGTGATTGTTCCCCATGGTGTCTCCAATGCACATAACTTTTCATAATTCCTTCGAGCAATAAGTGGTCATGCACTACTTCTTGTATTTGAAAAAACACATTTAAGCAATCTATACATGGGCATCAAACTTTGGTATTTCGGTCAAAGTGAGATCGAACAAGCCGTATAAAAGATTGGATACCCTCAATATATCGTTTAGTGAACTTTGGTTCATGCATCCAGCTTTTATCTATGATCAACTGCATAAGCAAATAAATATCATACGAGTTTAAACCTTTACGATAACTGTGTGTTTTATAATTTTCTACTAACTAAATCACACTTCATgtgactatacttaaccattttcacgtcactaattcacatttcgaTTCATTTTTTTAATGTCATTTTTAGCGACATTACTCATTGTTGGGATGAAATGTTATTGACACACCAGATTAATCAATCCTAAATATATGCCAATTCAAACAGCAAAATGCTGCAACTTTGGCTATATGCTTATTCATTACCTTTTATTAGCATTGTTCTAAAGCTTCACTTGATAAAATAACTTCTGTTTTGttatttcttgaaattgaaagaTGAATTAGTTGTCAAAAATTAATGAACAAAATACCATTGCCTCTATGGCTTCATTGACTTCTTTGATTGCTTATCGTAAGGAAATAGGAAGAAAAATAAAGGCAAAGTACAAATAATGTAAAAATGTGTTGAAAATTTGCACAAAATcacctcaaaatttattttttcctagtcTATCATTACTATATACACACAAATTGTTTGTAGTATATTATGTTGTTGAAATTACAATTGCTACACATAGTAATGAGAAATCTCCCAAAGCAGTAagcatgattttttttaattgacattttaccaaacactttaTATACACAAGTAGCATTTCCCTATTGCTCATATTTCGCACCAAAATTTcacagaaaaaaaataattacatactCGTTTAAATTCTAAAActccacaaaaaaataatcaaaaatttgTAACTGAGAAGCAGAATTTTTTGGCGACGAAGAAAATAAAGTGAAGGAAAGAATGAAGTTATCTGGATTAATAATGAATTTGAGCGGAGAGAGCAGCGTGACTAAttacttattttagtttttttatattgTGCTAATATTTCAGCTTGAAATGAGTGACAAATAGTACGAGAATTCATAACGTTATCTATCAATTTCTCACTAAagcttcttttcttctcttaatGTTAGATGAAATGATGATGGTGAGAAATAATACCTCAGATCTTCAATGGCAAAGGTCAATTGTAGTTTCTCCACTTCCGCCAACAGTTCGTTGTTGGGTACCGTTCTTCGTTCACCGTTCATTATTGCCCGTTTGCCCCTATTGCCGCCTTTCATCACTCTATTGAGAGAGAGTATTGAGTACTCAGGGCTTAAGTGGGAATTGAAGTGGAAAGATAGTACTCAGGGCTTAAGTGGGAATTGAAGTGGAAAGATAGTTTTGTTTAAAAAATGTATATAAGTACTAGACAAATTTATTGTTACTTTTTTTGGTAGAGCATACTTATTGTTATTTATCTTCCCTGCTTTCTTATTCATCAACTTTTtctcttcatttctttcttttttttatttatttttttagatcaaTTTTATTTACGCACATCTCAATTAATTTCACAAAATGAGAAGAAATTACCTAGTATTTATCTCTAGAAAATTATTGTGATCATATTGTGTGAAACACACTTTGTTTAACCACTAGCTCACACCCTTAGGTgcgattattttttatttcttcatctcactatttttttttatctttttaaaaatataaaattttcaaaaaaaaaacatggtcaaacacaacttcaactccaactctagttttttaaaaattaagtggccttatataagatgtcaagttactttaaaacatcaaaagttaatttatcattttatggctattttctttttttattaaatattattaattttttcatacttagatgacttataacaattaattaagggtgatatgtaaaattacggttgaaacaactGCAGCAGACATGTCAGaaatgttcattttattttttattaatttttttttgattttctaatatgtaaatgacttataataattaattatgagtgatatattaaaattacgattgaagcaactgaagcagacatgtttgaaatgtctattatttttattaaatattattaattttttaatacgtaaatgacttataataattaactagtgGTGAAACAGTAAAATTACGGCTGAAGCAGACAGCACAAGCAAGTATGTCGACCTTGTTCCTTCTTGAGCTGCTTaactctctcttatatataaacTAGTTACTAATAGCCCGTGCAAGGTACGTgcccaacaaatatttttttaaaattttattttaattattgtgatttagagtattttacaaaaatatataacagattattttttttatatattttaagctgttaactatcgtaatttataatattttttatataatctttcaataatataTATCGTTCTCGTTGTTcgaacttttgtggcattgaaagtcaacaactaattagaagtgaaatagcaaaattactataatcTGATCTTACTTGATACCACCATCTTCATTTTTTAACGTTGTCaataatttattgattatttcaaaagcaagataaaattattcataattttttttaatttaattcataaaaagtaattaaaaattattaagaaCCACACTCAGTTCATACGAATAGTTAAACAatagaaaaatctaaataatttaGTTGATTGTCAATTTGAACTCTCAGTTTATTAGTGAAGGTTTAATTTCCGACTTTGTAATTTCCTTcctatttcattttttataacaAATTAGTTAAACgattaaaaattcaagaaaaaactcaATATCGATTATCATATTATTACACACAACGTACAAAGTTTTATTTGGCAAAAAAAATGTACTATATCAACTTCATGTCATAATTACATATCATTAAATCAGACACATTACAATCATGTGGCAGTCAAATATTATGTGCCtgtaagtttttgaaaaaatattttacacttTTGGAAGACACGTAGAGTTTTGAACAAAGAGTgacatattcaaattcaaaatgaaaagtgattaaatttaataaaaagtaaatttatAAAAATGGTCAAAATAGGTGTGTGAGGACGACCAAAAggtcatattatatatatatatatatatatgtgtgtgtgtgtgtgtgtgcgtgcgcgcgtgtgtgtgtgcgcgcgcgtgtgtgtgtgtatatatatatactagtcgcACGAGGCCCGTGCTAAGCCCGGGCCCAAATTTAATTAAtgtaattttaatcaaataagataaatataatttatgttatttttattgcATAATTAATTTAGTATAGTTgcatttaatcatattttttgatAAGTATCTTAATTATTATGTTCCttaatcaaataatttgataagttttaaggaaaaaaaattgttcatGAGAAAGAAAATTTAGCAAGAAATTAATGAGACCAAAAGAATAAGTAATTTGATATTATACAGACTAAcacataaattatgatatttgCAATTATATAAatggagaaatatttttttttgatattagtaattttttacacatttttttgtATGTCGTGAACTTATGAAAGTTAAATGTGATAAATTAAGTTTGTCCTTAAACGAAATTGAAGAAATTTCCAAAACTTTTAATTAAACGatctaaaatattttgtacaaattatttttttcctaaaccTATAGAAAGAAATATAGAGGGGAACATATGATATTAAATCATTTAAAGTAAATAAGATCTAATATATGCttcaattgaaaaagaaaatatatagcCATAAGTTTAGCTTAATTTTACGAAGATGCAAATGGACAAAGTAATTTGCTTTACTTCCTTCCATTCATATTTGGCATTTTTAGCTTTCACATggctatatttttttaaagaaaaaaatatcaggaagatgttgactttttttttttttttNNNNNNNNNNNNNNNNNNNNNNNNNNNNNNNNNNNNNNNNNNNNNNNNNNNNNNNNNNNNNNNNNNNNNNNNNNNNNNNNNNNNNNNNNNNNNNNNNNNNNNNNNNNNNNNNNNNNNNNNNNNNNNNNNNNNNNNNNNNNNNNNNNNNNNNNNNNNNNNNNNNNNNNNNNNNNNNNNNNNNNNNNNNNNNNNNNNNNNNNNNNNNNNNNNNNNNNNNNNNNNNNNNNNNNNNNNNNNNNNNNNNNNNNNNNNNNNNNNNNNNNNNNNNNNNNNNNNNNNNNNNNNNNNNNNNNNNNNNNNNNNNNNNNNNNNNNNNNNNNNNNNNNNNNNNNNNNNNNNNNNNNNNNNNNNNNNNNNNNNNNNNNNNNNNNNNNNNNNNNNNNNNNNNNNNNNNNNNNNNNNNNNNNNNNNNNNNNNNNNNNNNNNNNNNNNNNNNNNNNNNNNNNNNNNNNNNNNNNNNNNNNNNNNNNNNNNNN is from Capsicum annuum cultivar UCD-10X-F1 chromosome 5, UCD10Xv1.1, whole genome shotgun sequence and encodes:
- the LOC107870922 gene encoding uncharacterized protein LOC107870922; this translates as MKGGNRGKRAIMNGERRTVPNNELLAEVEKLQLTFAIEDLSEDENKAHDKDDGIRTMLDEIAEESFGNYSKETGNKVCSNISEKEATTFDKLLKEAKRELYPRCKKFFNLSFLVKFLYVKVYNQWSNKLFDMLLEFLKEALPTDETFPKSYYDQKNMLQSLGLGYISIHACKNNCVFY